From Rhododendron vialii isolate Sample 1 chromosome 7a, ASM3025357v1:
CTTTGGATTTCGCCTACTTGACAATCAAAATCTCTTCTTGCTTGCCATTTGGTTGGACAAAATACCCGACAAAACCATAGTTTGGTATGCAAATGGAGATAATCCTGCACCAAAAGGATCAAAACTTGAGCTCACCAATGATGGCCAGTTCACATTAAACAACCCACAAGGCCAAGTCATCTGGATAGCCGACTCTGTCGGAAATGGAGTTGCGTATGCTTCTATGCTCGACACAGGCAACTTCATTCTTGCAAATGGGGAGTCTCTTTATCTATGGGAGAGCTTCAAACATCCGTCCGACACCATCTTGCCTAGTCAAGTATTGGAAGCAGGTAAGCACAACGAATCTCACAGACTCGTAAGCTGCACCAAAAAATTTGTAGTCTATTTTAAGCTATagattttcagaatttttgtcTCATGAAAGCCTCAAGATGACTGCATATCAGATTCAAATCTCATTGAGAACTATAGTAAGTTAGCGTCGctcgaaattcattttttttgaattaaaagcgTCTCCATGACCTCTTCTCAAACCGATACGCTAACTCTTGCTTTCTTTGGTCCTACTTGTGATGCAACGCCCCTTTTCTTATTTCGTTAGTCTTCCGCGAGTATATCATGCTTCTCTAAAGCAATTCAGGATGTTTACATTTATTAGCACGAATTATTAGCTGCGCTTTATCTGATGTTATTTATCGTAGGTAATGATCGCGCACACAGGACCGATCATTTTACTCTCCCATGTTTTCCGTTGGTCAACAACCAACAAAAGTtctctatatatatttatactataCTTAGTGAGTCTCTAAAAAGTTAAATATATTCGATTCTAGTCTCGTTAAAATTCAAGTAATTGTACCTTAATCCGTGAATTTTTCCTCATTTCTTGTTAACACGGCCAAATATAAGTGCCTGAGACCAAAAGAACAAACCGATCGAATACCCTTTTTCACACAATGATTTATTCAGGAAAGCAAAAAACATATGATACTAGTGAGAGAAAAATTACTTCTCTAGTTTGTCTCCGCTTCAATAAAGATCCCTGCTTCGTCCATGCACATGCTACTTTCATAACTCTAACTGATTTCACTAATATAGGACTGGATTGCATGTTACTTCTTGCTTTTATGATTGTGTTTATTCTGTGAAAATTCGTCTAACAGGTGCAAAGCTGTACTCGAGACAAACAGATTACAACTACTCGAAAGGAAGGTTCCAGCTTCGGTTCCTTCCCACGGGTGATCTCGTGCTTAACACCATTGCTCTCCCAACAGATTTTGCATACGGTAATTACTATCACAGCAACACTTCTGATGGTCTAAACGGCATGAATTCCGGGTACAAGGTAGTCTTTAACGAGTCAGGCTATCTTTATGTCATTAGAAGGAATGGGAATGAAGTGAACCTCACATTGGGAAATATTGCTTCAACCGGAGATTTCTACCACCGAGCAACACTTGATTTTGATGGGATCTTCACCCAATACGCCCACCCCATGGCTCCAAGGAATGGGACTTGGGTCCAGTCGTGGTTTAGCGTTTGGTACGAGCCCAAAGACATCTGTTCTGATATGACAGGAGATGAAGGAGAGGGGGCTTGTGGGTACAATAGTATTTGCATACTTGACTCGTTCAGAAGGCCCACTTGTGAATGCCTCCCTGGATTCTCCCTTGAGGACCCTAACAACAAGTTAAGTGGCTGCAAACAAAATAAGGTCAGAAAATGCGAGCCAGTTGGTTCAAATCCAGAGGAATTGTTTGAGATTCATGAGCTACCTAATACATTTTGGCCTTTTTCTTCAAACTATGAGAGGTTCCCATTATCAAGTGAAGATGAATGCAGCAGATCTTGCTTCGCTGATTGTAACTGTGTGGTGGCTACAATCAGAGATGGAACTTGTTGGAAGAAGAAATTGCCATTGTCAAAAGGAAGGTTGGAGCGGAAAACCTATGGAAAGGCTCTAGTCAAAGTTCCAAAGTCTGATGATTCTTCCGAATTCCCACTTTCTCCAAATAAAGATGAAGGGAAGAAAGATCAAACTCCGATACTGGTAGTATCGATTCTCTTAGGTGGTTCCATGATAATAAACTTGATATTTGTGGCAGCAATTTCTGTAATAATGTTCTGTTCATGccagaaaaaaaagaaaccaactCGAGAATCAAGTATATTGGAAACCAATATTAGGTCTTTCACGTATAAGGACCTCAGAGATGCCACAGATGATTTTCGCGAAGAGCTGGGAAGAGGTGCTTTCGGCACTGTATACAAAGGGGTCATTTCTTCTTCAAGTTCAAGAAAAGAAGTAGCAGTCAAGAAGCTAGACAAGTTGATAcaagaaggggaaaaagaatTCACAACGGAGGCAATTGCAATAGCTAAGACCCATCACAAAAACCTAGTCCGACTGCTTGGATTTTGTGAAGGGTCACACAGGCAATTGGTTTACGAGTACATGAGTAATGGCACGTTGGCAAGCTTTGTTTTCGGAATTTCGAAGCCTGACTGGAACAATCGGATCCAAATGGCAGTTGGGATTGCAAGGGGACTTATGTACTTACACGAGGAGTGCAGCACCCAAATCATCCACTGTGATATAAAGCCTCAAAACATTCTGCTTGATGATTCATTCACGACAAGAATTTCAGACTTTGGATTAGCAAAGCTTCTGATGGGAGATAAAACTCGGACACAAATGGCCATTAGAGGGACCAAAGGATATGTTGCCCCGGAATGGTTCAGAAGTAAACATATTATGGCCAGTAGTGGACGTTTATAGCTACGGGGTCAGGTTACTCGAGATCATTTGTTGTAGGAAGAATTTTGAGTTGGAAAGGGAGAATGAAGAGGACACAATTCTGACTGATGTGGTATACGATTACTACAAACATAAAAGGTTGGTGACTCTGGTGGAGAACGATGAAGAGGCGAGAAACGACATGAAAAGGGTGGAGAGGATAGTGATGGTGGCAATTTGGTGCATCCAAGAGGATCCGTCTTTACGgctgtttacacccatttttggccaaaaaatcAGGAGATCAATTGGTTGGCTAGAAGGTGGCCTTGCATGCTAATCTTAGGCCTTGAGAAGCCTTGTAAATCAGCCACCAGCGGAATTGGGCCAGTGTGAATGCTAAAGGACCAATTAAGTTAGCAAAGGTTTGGAACGTACTAAGGCCCAAAATATCACTTCCATAAAATTAGGCCCAAGGCTGGCCAAGGTCTTAAAGTCGTCCCACTAGGCCTGAGCACTTCATCCAGGCCTAGTCCAGTTCTCAGAAATGGTAAGGCCTTCTAGTAGGTCCAAATTAGTTAAAGCCTGAGTTTTCTTACCAGGCTTGGACTCAAAAGGCTTACAATGGACGAATGCCCATGATTCGCATTGAATTTGGGCCCAAGTAACGGTTGGGCATGCTTCTTAGAGTGTTACATGTGGGCCTCAATTGGCAAGAgtaggccttaagctgctcacaagcagctcaaaagtctagaatgttcttgctgggCAGGTCTGGACAAGctgccttaagctgctcacaagcagctcaaaggcctagaatgttcttgctgggCAGGTCTGGACAAGCTGCTCACAaacagctcaaaggccttaagctactcacaagcagctcaaaggcatAGAATGTTCTTGTTTGGCTGACCTCGGTAAGCTACTCACAaacagctcaaaggcctagaatgttcttgtttgGCAGACCTCGGTAAGCTGCTTACAAACAGCTCAATGTCTGAGTGGACCCCatccttcagcatgaagcaaggccaaGGACAGGTGGCGTACATGCAGCCCTTAGAGCTGCTGGCAAATGACTCATGCaaacctaagcaagctgctcacaagcagctcacccaGGTCTGGTTGATCCTTTGTTTCCCGATTCTTCTTTCATAAGAAATCAAGCTTAGAAGAATTAAGGGCCCACAAGGGATGCAAGGACCAATAAAATGGTGGGAATTCTTGAAGAAGTCTCGGTCCTCAACTTTTGTGGGCCCAGAGGATGTCCATTCAAGTAGTAACTTGAGTGTTGAAGCAGCTCAAACGGCCTGGATGCTGAAAGAGCCTAAATTCCTTTTCGCTCTTTTGCAAAGTATTATGCAATAAAGAAGGGTTTTTCAGGCCTTTATCATTTCCTTGGAGTAAAAGGCACGTTTTTGTCAAAGAACAAcctctcattggagcattttgaagcaacTCAAGAGGGCCACATGGCAGCTATGCATTGGAGCATTTGAAGCAGCTTAAGGCCTGAAGCTCCTGCCTATAAATTACAGTTTTGAAGGCCTTGACAatggtccacgaccatcaagcccacggTTTACCCAATTTATCTTTTCATTGTCTTTACTTTTCCGTTCAATCTAGCACGGACTAGATTTTTGTAATGCCCCCAaatttttgggaacgttaaatagacattttcatttcaaaataaatggagtcttgctcaatattacaacataactctcacAAAGAGTGTTCTTAATCAACAACAGGAGAggtaaactagggttcctatctactactccgctTCCTCCTCCAATCTGGCTAGCTTCTCGACTCCAagggcctccaaggtgtagagttcaccatgttcatctataaggtctgacacattataccggcgtcgctaccaatataatatgtcagggtcaccaaaggtaacaccgtgagcttacaaaagctcaatagaatatccAAACctactaacccttaacttacaaacaatatatCATAAAATCAACAGAGTACAAGTAGGTTTAACAAAAACGATTAGCGATAGCACATCCATATTCACTAATCAAGTATCATTGGTGTCCATGTCTTTCTGTGTTTCTcttacgcgactcatcgtagaccgtgtcaccattttcactattcataaccaaatcaacattttcaaaatctgtttttaacacacccaacctcggttccgccgttccggtctcccgagtatcctcataatggttccgccgcaccgggttcccattggcacacttagcattggctcctctccgcggataaccaagccacacacccaacctcggttccgccgttccgggtttccgagtatcctcacaatggttccgccgcaccgggttcccattggcacacaaaccacacaccacacaatgggctaccatgtccggccacattgtagtttccaaaatatttcaccctTTCAAAACACtccttttcgttaaccacaccctaggtgtcatgtttctaactttctcgatttccgtgtcatgttttcatgcatagactccgcgataggactttttacaaacataaatcattcatggaaatcttgaaactaaactagcaagatcatccaattctatattaatagtcatgctcataaccatctcaAATATCAAccacgaatacttctaatcaaacgataaagtcttgacttttgaaaatcgttctttcttcccttttgggaagttctaaacaacatatgctTTTTCGGAAAATAAAGTTGATATGTTTaacatactccccttccttttcatctttttagGAAAAACACCTTTCAAGTTTCTTATGCATTTTTCAACATACAAGCATCATACATTTACATTTAGAGCTTAACGGCTAAGAGAACGTTtatgtatacttagagataggagtTAAGATTATCCTACGTTATACATAGAGATAGTGAGTAAGAttaatctacttatacttagggaagtgagtagagaaaatctaccttgatccgaaactagtcggggccgaataagttagttggaagttttctacgggcggtgaaactcgcaaatctggaccaaactttggatggcagtaacttagTCAATATTtagccgaatatgatcgttcttgggtcgaagttgaagctctcgaagtgccctacaactttcatgaaaaaagttgatcctagaaactacttttggtaggagaaaaatggtgataaaggaagagacagtatgctgtctggaaatagaaatccgagatttttactgaacttcggatgccaatatctttgtcatttcttcaccgattggggtggttcttgggtctaacttaaaggtttcgaagtgctctacaactttcccgaagggagttggttctaaaaactactctaagcaggagaaaaatggagatttgtgaagggcagtaggctgtctggaaatggaaatggtttctagagagaagtgagagcaaaggagtgaaggtgtgagttgaatggcaaacatggggtgctatttatagccaaaacttggcctcctcctctccctccatagccggccatatctctctctctctctctctctcccatggattttgctccattgtcatgtccaatcaagcttgaaagcatgtcAAGTCTTATCTTGTCCAATCTTTTAGGCTTAATGCTATaaactaaggccatccacagtggtataatcaaaaaaggataaccaaaagttgacacatcagcttttgattattcacttaagaggttgttaagcttaacaatgttaagcttcactatggtcacttctagtccataatcaaaatatggggtccactacaatttcattctctctccctcctgttTTTCGTCATTCATTTCTCtcaatttacgttttttataagttaaaatatatcgattccctttcttaattttgaaaaaaaaaatcggcgACTTCCTtgcctcctattatgattttttccttctttttttttttcgggagtgggtagtagaaacaggaaagaagagtgaaacaccttaatccggcgacgatggatTGAATTATAGATGAttgagagatatgagtttcacttttggaggaaaagaaagagaaatagtttgttggtgaagtgaaaaaaatatagagtagcgaaaaaacttggctacataaaaattttattcttcaattttatttttttaaccaaaaaaaaaaaagagtgggcgaagaagggaagaagaaaatactagttgaaacacgtgtgtatacaaattttggaactagttaacttatgtggtgtatgatccacaaattttgattattgaaaggttgttagttttggttatccaaagcccaaaatttaattatttctaaggatgttgctaagtttgattataccattgtgagtaatcttttgcacaacattgttaactttaaaaacaattggcatttgattataccactgtggatggcctaactAGGATCTTATGCCTTCTAGGGTAAATCTAGGTAATCATGGCAAGTCTCACAAGTCTAaggtagggtttgattaggctaaggtATAGCCTTCCATGTATGGTCAATTCTAGTCTAggtttgtagtcaaaatctGGGGTAATAAGAGCTAGGTCTAGGAtgataaaaggctaggattctataCTAGAAAATTGACTataaatgggttggcatgtagtaaataggcttagggctattaaggttgcttgtgtaagtgtccaaaacacaatcacacactccacctccctctcccattcgagctctctcccctctctcctctctcggcctctctctctctctctcttgtaccaagtatatatatatctacatatatacatctaagcaaaatctaggaaagtaagtctaggattattaggtttaaggctagaacataggtgtgcatgcatggcaaagctagccttgcttccaaaggaagcaaaatgatgagattccatgtatgacttgtcttgtcatgctattatccaatggaccaTAGTTTTCCTAGCTTCTATTATCCAATAGATATATACATGGGTTCAAAAGGTTTAACTAGGTTTCTAGGAAAATTCATAAGGCCCACCAGGTTTAACTAGGGTTGGAAGAAGTTCATAAGGCTAAAAGATGGTCTAAAAAgcccaattagggttagggtattgtaactaggtgaatcggtggttcggttcctccaactaatcggttgaaaattAATTCTActcgccaagtaggatttctagccaagaaatatgatttaaagattttatctaactcgttaggaaaatatataagtgcttttataagcatatttgtctttagaaaaatgactagattgctcggcgtgaaagatataattttataagtctcaaatctaattatgaccgattataaaaatttaaaaaaaaaattagtagcaaatccaagtaattaaaataaaatttaaatatttaacaaaatttttatttaccaaaaatcagggtcgttacaattttatttcctttcacttccttgtacccaaactttgttaaactgattaataaagtttgttttcattcCTTCATTACCTTTCagtcctttcattttcttttatccattttctaacaacgGTTAGGAAATATTTAAGTCATTATCCAGCAAAGGCAAACAACGAACCATTacgaggccttaccctttggGCCTAGCACCATCGTTTGAAAGAAGTCAGATTTTTGAGGCACGAAGGCCTTGAAAACAACTTGGACAGCAGACCTGTCCTAGCACGTCCACACATTCCAAGCCAATTCGGTTTTTTGCACATTTTTGTGAGAAACAACGGCCCACCATGAAGACGGTTCTACAAATTAATGCTCGAAGGAGTCATTGAAGTTTCAGTGCCCCCATCTCCTTATCCCTTCAGCTCAATTTGTTGAATCTACAATTTATGTGAGAATACAATCGTCCGTAGCTATGTTACCCAGAAAGTGGGTTATGAGGATCGAAGAACGGAACAGGAACGCGCCTCATGTCCTGAATTAAGCATGATAAGGCTTTTGTAGAGCAAAAAATTAGAATGTCATTGTTGTAAGCTGTAAAACATCCTTTAATACCAGAATATAGTTTTTCAGATTAGTGGCACCAAGACAATGCACATCATCAACCAGTACTTTCAAATGCTAGGCATGTCAGAAacaaaaagtacttttgttacTAGGACCATCAGCAAATCATATAACAAGTGGCACCATGATGGTAATTCGTTTTGAATTTCAATATGGACCATTATACTGTATGGCATTACTATTTTTACAAAAGGGTGAAAAATGCTATACACCCCAAAAATATTTGACAACTGAGTGTGGAGGCTCACGAAAATTCCATAATGCATTTGACTTTCTGGTTTGGGTGGTTGCGGAGGGTGGTGATAAGTGGTGGAGAACCAGAGATGTGTTTTAGGATGCGAACTAGAACTagaacaaccaaacaaagtatggAAAATGTTGGGCAGTTAGGCTCAGAAATACCAGCCAGGTGAAAATCTCTCCATGTTAACCTAGTATGACCTcatcaaagaaaggaaaatcagTTCTCGGAAAGGAACATCCACATGATACAATACCGTgttattacatttttttaaataatagtaCTTATTATGATACAGTACCGTATTATTACTCATTAGTACCAGATTTTCTCCCCAAGAATTGAGTTTAAAAGGTGGGTTAAGTCTATTCATGACCAGGTAGCATCAGAAGTGACTCAAGTGCCACTCAGGCGATATGCAATAATAGACTAACACTAAAAACTCATTCCCTGTCAAACACTCGATGATTCATCTTTTTGCCTAGAAAGAACGAATCATGCAGGCAACCGTAAGAAGGAAAGACAAGACGTAAAGAAGTAGTCGATGTAATTTCATTCATTCACTTCCTCATAACTAACAGTTCAATCATCACAAGAAAGAAGACCAAAGTAGACGATTTTATTCATCCACATTCCACACAAAGAATGTTCAATCTTCTAACATGGTACAATCTCCTGCAATATTTCTTGAGTCAATGAATCACGTAGAATGTTCTCGGACAACACATGAAAACAAAATGGTACTTTTACCAGTTAGGAAGATACTAAGCCAAGGAGAGCACTGGCGATTCCGCTAAAGaaacaaaatcagccaatacgaCTGTGTTAACAGCCGCCACTTGATCATCTGAAAATGGATTCATCTAATTAGAAAAAAGATATGTCAAATCTACATCAAAAAAAAGATCCTATAAAGAACTGGAAGTGTTCAAATCTGTATCAAAAACATCAAAAGAACAAATGAGGCCTCTGGAACAAATTGAGTGCATGAAATGGGTATTATCTTCTAAAGAATTATCGCAAGAAAAAGATCAATAATAAGGAAATCAAAACTTAAGGAGTTACCGATTCAAAGATAACTACAGCAATTTGTAATAACAGTTGTTTCCATAGAGGAGAATTTTGAAGCCTTTGCCACAGGGACACTTGATGTGTATGATTAACACCTTCCCACTTGTCTCCACACTCACAGCTTCTTCACTTTCGGTCTCGGGCTCCTGATCCTGCACCAAGAAAATTACTCAAATTAAACTAACCAATAAAGAAACCAAATACCCAATACTTGGATAGAATAATCTCCACAAATAGGCCTTGAAGATTCGCATTCCACAAATTGCAAATGTGTAATGGTATCGGGAAACGTAACGGTATTTGTGATACACCATGTATTCATGTATGAGTCGATGCATAAACAAATAGCCGATACGAAGGGATATACATTTTAAACCCTGATGTCTATCAATACATCACTCATCAACCCAGTCTATAACCCTATATACCCAACAAATGTAGAGGCTAGTTTCAATCTTGATATAACTTGGGTCCTACTAAAACTCAATTGGTGCGGTGCATACACTTtggtttttgttatttttttgtgttctaATTCAAGAAATGTATCAGATCAAATTGAATCTTAGTACTATTTGAGAAGGGAAAGCAAAATACTGTCAAGAAGATAAGACCTTGGGAGCGCCATTCTTGTCATCTAATTCAGAGCCACcgtcttcttctccttcttccccTTCACGCATGACTTCATCCAACCACTGCCTCATCTCTCTCATCCCATCCTTCATTCTCTTCATCCTCTGCAAATCccctaaaattaaaaaaaaaacaacaacaaatcgTAAAATTAATCTCGCATCAAGCCCAAAGTCCAAAGAACCGACCTTTGATTTGGGACCCTGTCGATTAACCGAGTCGGGTGGCGTAACCGCAGCGTGATAGGCCTCAGGACTCGGGTCAGAGAACGACCGGCGAAAAACAGCTGGGACAACCGGCAGAGTGACCGAAGCAGAGGAGCCGGCCTTGGCCGGCGACGGCGTTCCGGGAGAACTGACGGGGTCCGAGACACAGCGGCGGAGAGTGGGGGCGGGCTGCAGGGTCGGGTTGGAATCGGGGGTTGCCCAAGTGAAGGGAGATGTGATTGGGAGAGGAATTTTGGTGAATCCATCGAGGGTTTTGCTGGCGAAGAGGTATTGCTTCTGCGTGTTAGTCCCCAACAGGAGGAGGGGTTGGGTTCTTGGAGAGAGGGTGTTGAAGAGGGGGAGCGTCTCTTCATGGAGCCGCCGCACGCGGTGCAGTTGTCGAGGCAGCGGGTAGCGGTGGCGGAGTCGAAGGCTTCGGCGGATTTGGGTTCTTGGAAGTGTGTTTTTTCCATCTCTGAATTTCTCTCCTGTGAAAGTTTCTCTGTTCTTGAATGTGGAAAGGGAAAGTGTAAGCAAGAAGTTG
This genomic window contains:
- the LOC131334226 gene encoding G-type lectin S-receptor-like serine/threonine-protein kinase LECRK1 — protein: MAICKANLQYLCLFLISISPNLVNARTDNRVALGSSLLASDNSSSWKSPSGDFAFGFRLLDNQNLFLLAIWLDKIPDKTIVWYANGDNPAPKGSKLELTNDGQFTLNNPQGQVIWIADSVGNGVAYASMLDTGNFILANGESLYLWESFKHPSDTILPSQVLEAGKHNESHRLVSCTKKFVVYFKL